Proteins from a genomic interval of Benincasa hispida cultivar B227 chromosome 7, ASM972705v1, whole genome shotgun sequence:
- the LOC120082021 gene encoding putative fasciclin-like arabinogalactan protein 20: MASSTLFISLILLSFFSLSSTLPSETVLDAAEILSDNGFVSMALTLELIAESLLSQSSSITIFSPSDTAFVQSGQPSLSLLRFHFLPLYLSPESLRSLASGTKIPTMLPARSLTVTSSQSDSVISLNRVKISSSPFYDDGSLVVYGIEKFFDLKFQNPSVKFRCGLLTVRNPFGEAIETLRSNGYSSMALFLESQILGFNNGQSSTMTVFAPSDDALATRVDNFTDYPSLYFRQILPCRMAWNDLVNLEDGTELSTYSEGYTIYVAKSSGMLRMNGVAVFYPNMYLNEWLVVHGLLDGFSLAERISTVESDSEMRSNTHGMSMDHW; encoded by the coding sequence ATGGCTTCCTCCACACTCTTCATCTCTCTCAtccttctctctttcttctctctttcttccACTTTACCCTCAGAAACCGTCCTCGACGCCGCTGAAATCTTGTCCGACAATGGCTTCGTCTCCATGGCTCTTACGCTTGAGCTCATTGCCGAATCCTTGCTCTCTCAGTCAAGTTCTATCACAATCTTCTCACCTTCAGACACTGCTTTCGTTCAATCGGGTCAGCCTTCGCTCTCTCTCCTTCGATTTCACTTCTTGCCGCTCTACTTATCTCCCGAAAGCCTCAGATCGCTCGCATCAGGCACCAAGATCCCCACGATGTTGCCTGCTCGATCGCTCACGGTAACCTCTTCTCAATCTGATTCCGTAATTTCTTTGAACAGAGTAAAGATTAGTAGCTCGCCGTTTTACGATGACGGTTCGCTTGTTGTTTATGGTATCGAGAAGTTTTTTGACCTAAAATTTCAGAATCCGAGTGTAAAATTTCGGTGTGGTTTATTGACGGTTAGGAATCCGTTTGGTGAAGCGATAGAAACCCTAAGGTCTAATGGATATTCGTCTATGGCGTTGTTTCTTGAATCTCAAATTCTAGGGTTTAATAATGGTCAATCGTCGACGATGACCGTGTTTGCTCCTTCCGATGATGCATTGGCGACTCGCGTTGATAACTTCACCGATTATCCGTCTCTGTATTTTCGCCAGATTTTGCCATGTAGAATGGCATGGAATGATCTAGTGAATCTTGAGGACGGAACAGAGTTATCAACATATTCTGAAGGATATACAATATATGTAGCGAAATCAAGCGGAATGTTGAGGATGAATGGAGTTGCAGTGTTCTATCCTAACATGTATTTGAACGAGTGGCTCGTTGTTCATGGCCTTCTTGATGGTTTTTCTTTGGCAGAGAGAATTTCAACAGTGGAATCTGATTCAGAAATGAGAAGCAACACTCATGGGATGTCAATGGATCATTGGTAA